A DNA window from Maribellus comscasis contains the following coding sequences:
- the fucP gene encoding L-fucose:H+ symporter permease, whose protein sequence is MKNIENQSIIPKGILWPFILLTSLFFAWAVPNNLTDTMLAAFKRIMSLTDTKTAWIQVACYLIGYGCFAIPGALFIKRFSYKSGVMLGLGMYASGAFLFYPAMLVSRTNIGIGFLMFLLAIIVLFAGLSILETSTNSYVFAIGPESTATRRLNFAQSFNPFGAISGVVISQVFVLSQLSTLGPAERAAMSPAELAKIQGTELNAVTTTYLAVGVVMVTILIMIFLTKMPNLKEDDKKLDFVGTFRRLIKKRNYTWGVIAQFFYVGAQIAVWSFTIRYVMQQLNLDSVIAGLGANPSSGEVIQALRNVEPVAAGFYNLVDWLGLEPLLPRTPEQAGATYYIMSLILFVVARFICTWLMRFFKPRTMLTALGVLAAVLCVVTIYGEGNVGVYALMGVSGSMSLMFPTIYGLGISGLGEDTKIGGAGMVMAIAGAAVLTQIQGIVSDQAGSIKLAYWVPAFAFIVVAFYGVLVGMNKRTPSI, encoded by the coding sequence ATGAAAAACATAGAAAATCAATCGATTATTCCCAAAGGAATTTTGTGGCCGTTTATATTACTCACTTCCTTGTTTTTTGCCTGGGCAGTGCCCAATAATTTAACGGATACTATGCTTGCGGCGTTTAAACGCATAATGAGTTTGACCGATACTAAAACAGCCTGGATCCAGGTTGCATGCTATTTAATTGGCTATGGTTGTTTTGCCATCCCGGGAGCATTGTTTATAAAACGGTTCAGCTATAAATCAGGCGTGATGCTGGGATTGGGGATGTATGCCTCGGGAGCATTTTTGTTTTATCCTGCGATGCTGGTTTCACGTACCAATATTGGGATTGGTTTTTTGATGTTCCTGCTGGCAATAATTGTTTTGTTTGCCGGGTTGTCGATACTTGAGACATCAACCAATTCGTATGTTTTTGCAATTGGCCCGGAGTCAACAGCTACACGGCGACTAAATTTTGCACAATCTTTTAACCCGTTTGGGGCGATAAGTGGTGTTGTTATCAGCCAGGTATTTGTTCTTTCACAATTAAGTACATTGGGGCCAGCTGAACGGGCCGCAATGTCTCCGGCCGAGCTGGCAAAAATACAGGGAACAGAGCTAAATGCAGTAACAACCACGTACCTGGCCGTGGGTGTAGTTATGGTCACTATCCTGATCATGATTTTTTTAACAAAAATGCCCAACCTGAAAGAAGATGATAAAAAGCTTGATTTTGTTGGAACATTTCGCAGGCTGATAAAAAAACGAAACTATACATGGGGAGTGATAGCCCAGTTTTTCTATGTCGGCGCACAAATTGCAGTGTGGTCATTTACGATCCGTTACGTTATGCAGCAATTGAACCTGGATTCAGTAATTGCCGGGCTTGGGGCCAATCCCTCTTCCGGTGAAGTTATTCAGGCATTACGAAATGTTGAGCCTGTTGCTGCCGGATTTTATAACCTGGTTGACTGGCTTGGCCTTGAACCCTTACTTCCAAGAACACCTGAACAAGCGGGTGCCACTTACTATATCATGTCATTAATCCTTTTTGTAGTTGCACGGTTTATATGCACCTGGCTAATGCGCTTTTTCAAGCCAAGAACAATGCTGACAGCGCTTGGTGTTTTAGCGGCGGTTCTTTGTGTTGTTACCATTTATGGGGAAGGCAATGTGGGGGTGTATGCATTGATGGGAGTTTCCGGTTCAATGTCGCTTATGTTTCCTACTATTTATGGGCTGGGAATTAGCGGATTGGGCGAAGATACAAAAATAGGCGGTGCAGGTATGGTGATGGCCATTGCCGGGGCTGCTGTTTTAACACAAATTCAGGGAATTGTCTCAGACCAGGCCGGAAGTATAAAACTGGCTTACTGGGTCCCTGCTTTTGCTTTTATTGTAGTTGCATTTTACGGGGTTTTGGTTGGAATGAACAAAAGAACCCCTTCTATATAA
- a CDS encoding DUF6786 family protein has protein sequence MEKSEELNQGTYAYDVAFLKKNSIKTIELSDLESNSKVLLAPGYQGRVITSSSKGNEGLSYGWINYKLFDSGEKSPQFNPIGGEERLWLGPEGGPFSIYFKPGAEQVFANWVVPKELDTESFEVLEQKSDEVSFGKNFSIENVSGTLMNIGLKRSVKVLSKSNIEEVLGISLTPDINFVAFESVNTLSNTGTNSWNSEDGILSLWLLCMFNPSEKGVVFIPYRQGSEAEMGKIVTDDYFGKVPSDRLIAKAGNLFFKVDGKHRSKIGIPPMRAMPYCGSYDPTNKVLTLLWYSKPDVSGKYVNSLWGEQDNPLSGDVINSYNDGPTDDGSVMGPFYEIESSSPAALLKPGEEITHRQRIFHISGDESQLSNITEKLFHLSIDEIKTAF, from the coding sequence ATGGAAAAATCAGAAGAATTAAATCAGGGTACATACGCTTATGATGTAGCCTTTCTCAAAAAGAATAGTATCAAAACGATTGAACTAAGCGATTTAGAGTCAAATTCAAAAGTATTGCTTGCTCCCGGATACCAGGGGCGTGTGATAACAAGTTCTTCAAAGGGTAATGAAGGATTGAGTTATGGATGGATTAATTATAAATTGTTCGACTCAGGAGAAAAGAGCCCTCAGTTTAATCCAATTGGTGGCGAAGAAAGATTATGGCTGGGGCCGGAAGGTGGACCATTTTCCATTTACTTTAAACCCGGTGCAGAACAGGTTTTTGCCAACTGGGTAGTTCCCAAAGAACTGGATACCGAGTCTTTTGAAGTTTTGGAACAAAAAAGTGATGAAGTAAGCTTTGGAAAGAACTTTTCAATTGAAAATGTTTCCGGAACATTAATGAATATTGGGCTTAAACGCTCTGTTAAGGTTTTATCAAAATCTAATATTGAGGAAGTATTAGGAATTTCTCTGACGCCGGATATTAATTTCGTTGCCTTCGAATCGGTTAATACTCTTTCTAATACCGGGACAAACAGCTGGAACTCCGAAGATGGTATACTTTCTTTGTGGTTATTATGCATGTTTAATCCTTCGGAAAAGGGAGTAGTATTTATTCCATACCGGCAAGGCAGTGAAGCTGAGATGGGAAAAATTGTAACAGATGATTATTTTGGTAAAGTACCTTCCGATCGATTGATTGCAAAAGCGGGTAATTTGTTTTTTAAAGTTGATGGGAAACATCGAAGTAAAATAGGAATTCCTCCAATGAGGGCAATGCCCTATTGTGGAAGCTACGATCCCACCAATAAAGTATTAACCCTGCTTTGGTACTCAAAACCTGATGTGTCGGGGAAATATGTAAATTCATTATGGGGAGAACAGGACAACCCGTTAAGTGGAGATGTAATCAATTCGTATAATGACGGGCCAACAGATGACGGATCTGTTATGGGACCATTTTATGAAATTGAAAGTTCTTCTCCTGCTGCATTGTTAAAACCAGGGGAAGAAATTACACACAGGCAACGTATTTTTCATATTTCAGGGGACGAAAGTCAGCTCAGCAACATCACCGAGAAGTTATTCCATCTCAGCATTGATGAGATAAAAACCGCATTTTAA
- a CDS encoding sulfatase family protein, with translation MSFGNKSKLLFFISCVIGCFSCSTQIPKKQDKPPNIVLIFVDDMGYGDLGCYGATQYQTPNLDKIASQGIRFTNFYAAQPVCSASRAALLTGCYPNRVGIHGALKPNSNIGLNPDEETIAEVLKKQNYKTAAIGKWHLGDLRQFLPLQQGFDEYLGIPYSNNMWPVYDDNTRNFPERSKWKEKYPELPLIKGNQKIGEFKNNEDQEILTTLYTQTAIEFINSNKEVPFFLYLAHSMPHIPLAVSEKFKGKSEQGIYGDVVMEIDWSVGQVLKTLEECGLSNNTLVIFASDNGPWLSYGNFGGSAGGLREGKGTTYEGGQRVPCLMKWPGVIPEGIICNKLASAIDILPTLASISDVPLPSKKIDGVNIISLMKGEKDANPRNSLYYYYRENSLEAVRKDNWKLVLPHVFWSYEGMKPGQNGLRGPVKRWDAKLALYDMRRDPGERYDVKELFPDVVDDLLELAEKAREDLGDDITGREGENRRQPGIVKE, from the coding sequence ATGAGTTTTGGAAATAAAAGTAAACTGTTGTTTTTTATAAGCTGTGTAATTGGATGTTTCTCTTGTTCAACGCAGATACCGAAAAAGCAGGATAAGCCGCCTAATATTGTTCTTATTTTTGTGGATGATATGGGGTATGGAGATTTAGGGTGTTATGGAGCCACTCAATATCAAACTCCCAACCTCGATAAAATAGCAAGTCAGGGTATCCGGTTTACTAACTTTTACGCTGCACAACCCGTTTGCAGTGCTTCCCGTGCAGCATTACTAACAGGTTGTTATCCCAACCGGGTCGGTATCCACGGGGCATTGAAACCTAATTCTAATATTGGCTTAAACCCTGATGAGGAAACCATTGCAGAAGTCTTAAAAAAGCAAAATTATAAAACAGCAGCAATCGGCAAATGGCATTTGGGGGACCTTCGCCAATTTCTGCCTTTACAACAAGGGTTTGATGAATATTTGGGAATTCCTTATTCCAATAACATGTGGCCGGTTTATGATGATAACACAAGAAATTTTCCGGAAAGATCAAAATGGAAAGAGAAATACCCGGAGTTGCCGCTGATTAAGGGCAATCAAAAAATAGGAGAATTTAAAAATAATGAAGACCAGGAAATATTAACGACACTTTATACTCAAACTGCTATTGAGTTTATTAATAGCAATAAAGAAGTTCCATTTTTTTTGTATCTGGCTCATTCCATGCCACATATTCCTTTAGCTGTTTCAGAAAAATTTAAAGGAAAAAGCGAACAGGGAATTTATGGAGATGTAGTAATGGAGATTGACTGGTCTGTTGGCCAGGTGCTTAAAACACTTGAGGAGTGTGGGCTTAGCAACAATACCCTGGTAATTTTTGCATCAGACAACGGGCCATGGCTGAGTTACGGTAATTTCGGGGGCTCTGCAGGTGGTTTGCGTGAAGGAAAGGGAACTACGTACGAAGGAGGGCAGCGTGTTCCATGTTTGATGAAATGGCCAGGTGTAATCCCTGAAGGAATTATATGTAATAAATTGGCTTCTGCCATTGATATTCTTCCTACGCTTGCATCCATTAGCGATGTGCCTTTGCCTTCTAAAAAAATTGACGGGGTAAATATTATATCACTTATGAAAGGTGAAAAAGATGCAAATCCAAGAAATAGCCTTTATTATTATTACAGGGAAAATAGCCTGGAAGCTGTACGGAAAGATAACTGGAAGTTGGTTTTACCACACGTTTTTTGGTCATACGAAGGGATGAAGCCTGGCCAAAATGGATTACGAGGCCCTGTAAAACGATGGGATGCAAAACTGGCACTTTATGATATGCGTCGTGATCCCGGTGAACGATATGATGTCAAGGAACTTTTTCCTGATGTTGTTGACGATTTGCTGGAGCTGGCCGAAAAGGCCAGAGAAGATTTGGGGGATGATATTACCGGCAGGGAAGGGGAAAATAGGCGACAACCGGGAATTGTAAAAGAGTAA